Proteins co-encoded in one Sulfuricystis thermophila genomic window:
- a CDS encoding CBS domain-containing protein gives MKSVKQLLHSNPSRLLVSVTPDATVIQALNTMNDHNIGSVVVMDDDKLIGIFTERDYIRNVVLKGLDPINTRIGDLPMGKVCYVTPEYTLDEVMALMTEKRIRHVPVLDHEQKVIAIVSIGDLVKSIIDEQTFEIEQLVRYITG, from the coding sequence ATGAAATCGGTCAAGCAGCTTTTGCACAGCAATCCATCCCGATTGCTGGTGAGCGTCACACCCGACGCCACCGTCATTCAGGCGCTCAACACCATGAATGACCACAACATTGGTTCCGTCGTGGTGATGGACGACGACAAATTGATCGGCATCTTCACCGAGCGCGACTACATTCGCAATGTGGTGCTGAAAGGCCTGGATCCGATCAATACCCGGATTGGCGATCTGCCGATGGGCAAGGTGTGCTATGTCACGCCGGAATACACGCTCGACGAGGTCATGGCCCTGATGACCGAGAAACGCATTCGCCATGTGCCGGTGCTCGACCACGAGCAGAAGGTCATCGCCATCGTCTCGATCGGCGATCTGGTGAAAAGCATCATCGATGAGCAGACATTCGAGATCGAGCAACTGGTCCGTTACATCACTGGCTGA
- a CDS encoding riboflavin synthase codes for MFTGIVAATGKITHIEPLETGLRLTIEAPGLNLKDVAIGDSIAHSGVCLTVIAKKKNAYQVEVSQETLSCTVGLDTLGGEVNLEKAMRLNDFIGGHLVSGHVDGVGEVTRFEPVGESHLLEIKAPKALAKYIARKGSITVDGVSLTTNQVKGRTFSINLIPHTVAVTTLKRLHPGAKVNLEVDLIARYVERMLKAH; via the coding sequence ATGTTCACCGGCATCGTCGCCGCCACCGGCAAGATCACTCACATCGAACCGCTCGAAACGGGCTTGCGCCTGACCATCGAAGCCCCCGGCCTGAACCTCAAGGATGTCGCCATCGGCGACTCGATCGCCCATTCGGGTGTCTGCCTGACCGTGATTGCCAAGAAGAAAAATGCCTATCAGGTCGAGGTCTCGCAGGAGACGCTGTCCTGCACCGTCGGCCTCGATACGCTCGGCGGCGAGGTCAATCTGGAAAAGGCGATGCGGCTCAATGACTTCATCGGCGGCCATCTCGTCTCCGGTCATGTCGATGGCGTCGGTGAGGTGACGCGATTCGAGCCGGTCGGCGAGTCGCATCTGCTGGAAATCAAGGCACCGAAAGCGCTGGCGAAATACATCGCGCGCAAAGGCTCGATCACCGTCGATGGTGTTTCACTGACCACCAACCAGGTGAAAGGACGCACGTTCTCGATCAACCTGATCCCGCACACCGTCGCCGTGACGACGCTGAAGCGCCTCCATCCGGGTGCGAAGGTGAATCTCGAAGTCGACCTGATCGCCCGTTACGTAGAGCGCATGCTCAAAGCGCACTGA
- a CDS encoding AAA family ATPase, giving the protein MELTPSQIVEFLDRHVVGQEEAKRQLAVAVHTHYRKLGLARDQGLELVKSNVLLVGPTGTGKTLLCETLSKVLAVPFVTANATSLAQSEYVNEEIEAILTRLIDKAGGELARAQRGIVFIDEIDKLKAPAEAGGARTPAGERVQHALLKIMEGAPVKLKAGGHFDTTETLFICGGAFSGIDEILAQTHTFGFIATGEDDNQKILDRLNARIKPTDLFRYGLIPEFAGRLPIVARLKPLSREMMVRIMTEPQNALYKQFRAIFAADGVELTIAPPVFEQIADLAMEYKAGARSLRGIFEEMLMPALYLVPDHPEVKRVVFTSLFDEPRYLGSGSS; this is encoded by the coding sequence ATGGAACTCACCCCCAGCCAGATCGTCGAGTTTCTCGACCGCCACGTCGTCGGCCAGGAGGAGGCCAAGCGCCAGCTCGCCGTCGCCGTGCATACCCATTACCGCAAACTGGGACTGGCCAGAGACCAGGGCCTCGAGCTCGTCAAGAGCAATGTGCTATTGGTCGGCCCCACCGGCACCGGCAAGACGCTGTTGTGCGAGACGCTGTCGAAAGTGCTCGCCGTGCCCTTCGTCACTGCCAACGCCACCTCACTGGCGCAGAGCGAATACGTCAATGAGGAGATCGAGGCGATCCTCACGCGCCTGATCGACAAGGCCGGCGGCGAGCTCGCCCGCGCCCAGCGCGGCATCGTCTTCATCGACGAAATAGATAAACTGAAGGCGCCCGCCGAAGCCGGCGGCGCGAGGACCCCGGCCGGCGAGCGGGTGCAGCATGCGCTGTTGAAGATCATGGAAGGTGCCCCGGTGAAACTCAAGGCCGGCGGCCATTTCGACACCACCGAGACGCTGTTCATCTGCGGCGGTGCTTTCAGTGGCATCGACGAAATCCTCGCCCAGACGCACACCTTCGGCTTCATCGCCACCGGCGAGGACGACAATCAGAAGATCCTCGACCGCCTCAACGCGCGCATCAAGCCGACCGACCTGTTCCGCTATGGACTGATCCCCGAGTTCGCCGGCCGGCTGCCGATCGTCGCACGCCTCAAGCCGCTCAGCCGCGAGATGATGGTGCGCATCATGACCGAGCCGCAGAACGCGCTCTACAAGCAGTTTCGCGCCATCTTCGCCGCCGATGGCGTCGAGCTGACGATTGCGCCGCCGGTGTTCGAGCAGATCGCCGATCTGGCGATGGAATACAAGGCCGGCGCACGCTCCTTACGCGGCATCTTCGAGGAGATGCTGATGCCGGCGCTCTACCTCGTGCCCGACCACCCCGAGGTGAAGCGGGTCGTGTTCACTTCGCTGTTCGACGAGCCGCGCTATCTGGGGAGTGGATCAAGCTAG
- the dsbD gene encoding protein-disulfide reductase DsbD, with protein sequence MLIRLFALWAFLLAGLAQAAEPLDPEVAYKFSARALDEKTIEARWDIAPDYYLYRHKLAFRADGAKLGDPEIPKGKEKEDDFFGKVETYRGTLTIRIPVVEGSGTITLRADSQGCWDEGICYPPMTQQAKVTLTAMSAAAPAVPAAGAVPPAPTFDAAADESGRIAGLLKNAGFWVAIASFFGFGLLLALTPCVFPMIPILSGIIVNHGHAVTHARAFALSLAYVLGMAVTYAAVGVAAGFSGTLLSNALQNAWVLSAFALVFVALALSMFGFYELQLPAALQSKLSDRANRQGGSLPAIALMGALSALIVGPCVAAPLAGALLYIAQTKDAVLGGAALFAMALGMGAPLIAVGVFSRSLLPKPGGWMEGVRKFFGVVLLATALWLVAPVLPAWAVMLGWALLLIVPAIYLHALDPLPPHAGGWHRFWKGIGIGMLLYGAALLLGLLGGSRDPLQPLGFLRVSSAQTMGAVSPAPTFERVKTSAELDARVAAASKPVLLDFYADWCVSCKEMEKFTFADPQVAAKMREFVLLKADVTANDADDKALMKRFDLFGPPGTVFFKNGQEIAGLRVVGYQPAAAFLQTLDQALRH encoded by the coding sequence ATGCTGATCCGCCTCTTCGCCTTGTGGGCATTCCTCCTCGCCGGGCTTGCCCAGGCCGCCGAACCGCTCGATCCGGAAGTAGCCTACAAATTCTCGGCCCGCGCGCTGGATGAAAAGACCATCGAGGCGCGCTGGGACATCGCGCCCGACTACTATCTCTACCGCCACAAACTCGCCTTCCGCGCCGACGGCGCGAAGCTCGGCGACCCCGAAATCCCCAAGGGCAAGGAAAAGGAAGACGATTTCTTCGGCAAGGTGGAGACCTACCGCGGCACGCTGACGATCCGCATCCCCGTCGTCGAAGGCAGCGGCACGATCACTTTGCGCGCCGACTCACAAGGCTGCTGGGACGAAGGCATCTGCTACCCGCCGATGACCCAGCAGGCGAAAGTCACGCTGACGGCGATGAGCGCCGCGGCGCCTGCCGTTCCGGCTGCGGGTGCCGTCCCGCCAGCGCCGACTTTCGATGCTGCCGCTGACGAATCCGGCCGCATCGCCGGGTTGTTGAAGAACGCCGGCTTCTGGGTCGCCATCGCCAGCTTCTTCGGCTTCGGGCTACTGCTGGCGCTCACCCCCTGCGTGTTCCCGATGATCCCGATCCTCTCCGGCATCATCGTCAATCATGGCCACGCCGTCACCCATGCGCGCGCCTTCGCGCTCTCGCTCGCCTATGTGCTCGGCATGGCGGTGACCTACGCGGCGGTTGGCGTCGCGGCCGGTTTCTCAGGCACGCTGCTCTCGAATGCGCTGCAGAACGCCTGGGTGCTGTCCGCCTTCGCGTTGGTCTTCGTCGCCCTGGCGCTGTCGATGTTCGGTTTCTATGAACTGCAGCTACCTGCCGCATTGCAATCGAAGCTGTCGGACCGGGCCAACCGTCAGGGCGGCTCGCTGCCGGCCATCGCCCTCATGGGCGCGCTCTCGGCGCTGATCGTCGGCCCCTGCGTCGCCGCGCCCTTGGCCGGCGCGCTGCTCTACATCGCGCAGACGAAGGATGCCGTGCTCGGCGGTGCGGCGTTGTTCGCGATGGCGCTCGGCATGGGCGCACCCCTCATCGCCGTCGGCGTGTTTTCCCGCTCACTGCTGCCCAAACCCGGCGGCTGGATGGAGGGCGTGCGAAAGTTCTTCGGCGTCGTGCTGCTCGCCACCGCGCTGTGGCTCGTCGCGCCGGTGTTGCCGGCGTGGGCGGTGATGCTCGGCTGGGCGCTACTCTTGATCGTGCCGGCCATCTACCTCCATGCGCTTGACCCACTGCCGCCCCATGCCGGCGGCTGGCACCGGTTCTGGAAAGGCATCGGCATCGGCATGTTGCTCTATGGCGCGGCGTTGCTGCTCGGCCTGTTGGGCGGCAGCCGTGATCCGCTGCAGCCGCTCGGCTTCCTGCGGGTTTCCAGTGCCCAGACCATGGGTGCCGTCTCGCCAGCGCCGACTTTCGAAAGGGTGAAGACCAGCGCCGAGCTCGACGCGCGTGTGGCCGCCGCGAGCAAACCCGTGCTGCTCGACTTCTACGCCGACTGGTGTGTCTCCTGCAAGGAGATGGAGAAATTCACCTTCGCCGACCCGCAGGTTGCCGCGAAGATGAGGGAATTCGTGCTGCTCAAGGCCGATGTCACCGCCAATGATGCGGACGACAAGGCGCTCATGAAGCGCTTCGACCTCTTCGGCCCGCCGGGCACCGTGTTTTTCAAGAACGGTCAGGAAATCGCCGGCTTGCGGGTCGTCGGTTACCAGCCCGCGGCAGCATTTCTGCAAACGCTCGACCAGGCCTTGCGCCACTGA
- the pgm gene encoding phosphoglucomutase (alpha-D-glucose-1,6-bisphosphate-dependent), with the protein MPHPLAGKPAPADSLIDVSALLAAYRWPATQPVAFGTSGHRGSALNGSFNEAHILAISQAVAEYRREAGITGPLFLGMDTHALSAPAQQNVIEVLAANGVEVHFQQGGGFTPTPAISRAILAHNDDESLRSRDGTADGIVITPSHNPPQDGGIKYNPPHGGPADTDVTGWIEQRANALMADGNRGVKRHSYAEALAAPNVRADDLMTPYIAALGEAIDMEAIRQANLKIGVDPMGGAAVHYWPQIAAHYGLDITVVNPDVDPTFGFMPLDHDGKIRMDCSSPYAMASLVGLKDHFDIAWGNDADVDRHGIVTPSSGLMNPNHYLAVAIDYLLGHRPLWSQIAAIGKTLVSSSMIDRVVKGRGRRLLEVPVGFKWFAQGLHDGTILFGGEESAGASFLKKDGTAWSTDKDGILLGLLAAEITAVTGADPGRHYEKLAAQYGAPHYLRIDTPITPEQKAAFKNLTPERVTATTLAGEPIGAKLTRAPGNDAPIGGLKVTTANGWFAARPSGTEDIYKLYAESFVSAEHLQRIVAEAQQIVAAALA; encoded by the coding sequence ATGCCCCACCCGCTCGCCGGCAAACCCGCTCCCGCCGACAGCCTGATCGACGTTTCCGCGTTGCTCGCCGCCTATCGCTGGCCGGCGACGCAGCCCGTGGCATTTGGCACCAGCGGCCATCGCGGCAGCGCACTCAATGGCAGCTTCAACGAGGCGCACATACTCGCCATCAGTCAGGCCGTCGCCGAATACCGTCGGGAGGCCGGCATCACGGGGCCGCTGTTCCTCGGCATGGACACCCATGCGCTCTCCGCGCCGGCGCAGCAGAACGTCATCGAGGTACTGGCCGCCAACGGTGTCGAGGTGCATTTCCAGCAAGGCGGCGGCTTCACCCCGACACCGGCGATCTCGCGCGCGATCCTCGCCCACAATGACGATGAAAGTCTGCGTTCGCGGGACGGCACTGCCGATGGCATCGTCATCACCCCGTCGCACAATCCGCCCCAGGATGGCGGCATCAAGTACAACCCGCCGCATGGCGGGCCGGCCGACACCGATGTCACCGGCTGGATCGAGCAGCGCGCCAATGCCTTGATGGCCGACGGCAATCGCGGCGTGAAACGACACTCTTACGCCGAGGCGCTGGCGGCGCCGAATGTCCGTGCCGACGACCTGATGACCCCCTACATCGCCGCGCTCGGCGAGGCGATCGACATGGAGGCGATCCGCCAGGCGAATCTCAAGATCGGCGTCGATCCGATGGGGGGGGCTGCCGTCCATTACTGGCCGCAGATCGCCGCGCATTACGGCCTCGACATCACGGTGGTCAATCCGGACGTCGACCCGACCTTCGGCTTCATGCCGCTCGACCACGACGGCAAGATCCGCATGGACTGCTCGAGTCCCTACGCGATGGCCAGCCTCGTCGGCCTCAAAGACCACTTCGACATCGCCTGGGGAAATGACGCCGACGTCGACCGCCACGGCATCGTCACGCCATCAAGCGGCCTCATGAATCCGAATCACTATCTCGCGGTGGCGATCGACTACCTGCTCGGCCACCGCCCGCTGTGGTCGCAGATCGCCGCGATCGGCAAGACGCTGGTCTCCTCCAGCATGATCGACCGTGTGGTGAAGGGCCGCGGCCGCCGGCTGCTCGAAGTGCCGGTCGGCTTCAAGTGGTTCGCGCAGGGGCTGCATGACGGCACGATCCTCTTCGGCGGTGAGGAGAGCGCCGGCGCGAGCTTCCTGAAAAAGGACGGCACGGCCTGGAGCACCGACAAGGACGGCATCCTCTTGGGCCTGCTCGCGGCGGAGATCACCGCCGTCACCGGCGCCGATCCCGGCCGTCATTACGAAAAGCTCGCTGCGCAATATGGCGCGCCGCATTATCTGCGCATCGATACACCCATCACGCCGGAACAGAAGGCCGCCTTCAAGAACCTCACGCCTGAGCGTGTGACGGCGACGACGCTCGCCGGCGAGCCGATTGGCGCCAAGCTCACTCGCGCGCCCGGCAACGATGCGCCGATCGGCGGCCTGAAAGTCACGACGGCCAACGGCTGGTTCGCCGCGCGCCCCTCCGGCACCGAGGACATCTACAAGCTCTACGCCGAGAGTTTCGTCTCTGCTGAGCATCTGCAACGGATCGTCGCCGAGGCGCAGCAGATCGTCGCCGCGGCGCTAGCTTGA
- a CDS encoding SET domain-containing protein — translation MTRKVIARKSRLHGMGLFACRDLKAGERLIEYKGKRYGKGEYPEMGDDGITKFLGLSDGTGIDGTGWAALANHSCDPNCELQEERDARGKLHAWLFALRDIKAGEELLWDYRLDIRSRKVAYTDWACACGSDNCRGTMADPKRIRGAKPAKR, via the coding sequence ATGACACGCAAGGTAATCGCCAGAAAAAGCCGCCTGCACGGCATGGGCCTGTTCGCCTGCCGAGATCTGAAAGCCGGAGAGCGGCTGATCGAATACAAAGGCAAGCGCTACGGCAAGGGCGAATATCCAGAAATGGGGGACGACGGCATCACCAAGTTTCTCGGCCTGTCCGATGGCACTGGCATCGACGGCACCGGCTGGGCGGCGCTGGCCAATCACAGTTGTGATCCCAACTGCGAGCTGCAGGAAGAACGGGACGCGCGCGGCAAGCTGCACGCCTGGCTGTTCGCGCTGCGCGACATCAAGGCGGGCGAGGAGCTGCTTTGGGACTACCGCCTCGACATCCGCTCGCGCAAGGTGGCCTATACCGACTGGGCCTGTGCCTGCGGCTCAGATAATTGCCGCGGCACGATGGCGGATCCCAAGCGCATCCGCGGGGCCAAGCCGGCCAAGCGCTGA
- the cutA gene encoding divalent-cation tolerance protein CutA, whose product MADISPALLVITNLPDSYSAHALAGALIEARLAACVNILAPCRSVYRWQGKTENAEEVPVLIKTSAARYAALEAAIRARHPYELPEIIAVPIAHGLPEYLAWVASETTESTTC is encoded by the coding sequence ATGGCTGACATCTCTCCCGCCCTCTTGGTCATCACCAACCTGCCCGACAGCTACAGCGCCCATGCGCTGGCCGGCGCGCTGATCGAGGCGCGGCTCGCCGCCTGCGTCAACATCCTCGCGCCCTGCCGCTCGGTCTATCGCTGGCAGGGCAAGACGGAAAACGCCGAGGAAGTGCCGGTGCTGATCAAGACCAGCGCGGCGCGCTATGCGGCGCTGGAAGCCGCGATCCGTGCGCGCCATCCCTATGAACTTCCCGAGATCATCGCTGTCCCAATCGCTCACGGCCTGCCGGAGTATCTCGCCTGGGTCGCCTCGGAAACCACGGAATCCACGACATGCTGA
- the lpdA gene encoding dihydrolipoyl dehydrogenase: MLTETTTLLVVGGGPGGYVAAIRAAQLGIPTVLVEGESLGGTCLNVGCIPSKALIHVADEFHRARHFAGDSPLGIQVQSAAIDVARAVQWKDGVVKKLTGGVATLLKKAGARVVRGFARIVDGKTVEVRPADGGEPWRIAGEHLLLASGSVATALPGLPFGGNVISSTEALSPQTLPQRLVVVGAGYIGLELGIVYRKLGVEVAIVEAQPRILPAYDEELTRPVAASLRQLGVEVHTGCAVRGLNAAGTAVRLRNLAGEERELPADRVLVAIGRKPRIEGWGLESLGLAMNGNAVKIDRQCRTSMRNVWAIGDLTGEPMLAHRAMAQGEMVAEIIAGRRREFVPAAIPAVCYTDPEIVVVGLSPHEAEAAGIDALHAHFPFAANGRALTIDASTGFVRVVARRDNHLILGWQAVGRGVAELATAFSQSLEMGACLEDVAGTIHAHPTLGEAVQETALRALGQAIHI; the protein is encoded by the coding sequence ATGTTGACTGAAACCACTACCCTGCTCGTCGTCGGCGGCGGCCCCGGCGGCTATGTCGCCGCGATCCGCGCCGCGCAACTGGGCATTCCCACCGTGCTGGTCGAAGGCGAATCCCTTGGCGGCACCTGTCTCAACGTCGGCTGCATTCCCTCGAAGGCGTTGATCCACGTCGCCGACGAGTTCCACCGGGCGCGCCATTTCGCCGGCGATTCGCCGCTGGGCATCCAGGTGCAATCGGCCGCCATCGACGTCGCCCGGGCCGTCCAGTGGAAAGACGGCGTCGTGAAAAAGCTCACCGGCGGCGTCGCCACACTGCTCAAGAAAGCCGGTGCACGCGTCGTCAGAGGCTTCGCGCGCATCGTCGATGGCAAGACCGTCGAGGTGCGTCCCGCCGACGGCGGTGAGCCGTGGCGCATCGCTGGCGAGCATCTGCTGCTCGCCAGCGGCTCGGTCGCCACCGCGCTGCCGGGACTGCCGTTCGGCGGCAACGTGATCTCCTCGACCGAGGCGCTCTCGCCGCAAACCCTGCCGCAACGGCTGGTCGTCGTCGGCGCCGGCTACATCGGTCTCGAGCTCGGCATCGTCTATCGCAAGCTCGGCGTCGAGGTCGCCATCGTCGAGGCGCAGCCGCGCATCCTGCCCGCCTATGACGAAGAACTCACCAGACCGGTCGCGGCCTCGCTGCGTCAGTTGGGCGTCGAGGTCCATACCGGCTGCGCGGTGCGCGGCCTGAATGCCGCCGGCACCGCGGTGCGCCTGCGCAATCTCGCCGGCGAGGAGCGCGAGCTGCCCGCCGACCGCGTGCTGGTCGCGATCGGCAGAAAGCCACGTATCGAAGGATGGGGACTGGAATCGCTCGGCCTGGCGATGAACGGCAATGCCGTGAAAATCGACCGCCAATGCCGCACCTCGATGCGCAACGTCTGGGCCATCGGCGATCTGACCGGCGAGCCGATGCTCGCGCATCGCGCGATGGCGCAGGGCGAAATGGTCGCCGAGATCATCGCCGGCCGCCGGCGCGAGTTCGTGCCGGCGGCAATCCCCGCCGTCTGCTATACCGATCCGGAGATCGTCGTCGTCGGCCTCTCGCCCCATGAAGCGGAAGCGGCCGGCATCGACGCGCTCCACGCGCACTTCCCCTTCGCCGCCAACGGCCGTGCGCTGACGATCGATGCATCGACCGGCTTTGTGCGCGTCGTCGCGCGCCGCGACAACCATCTGATCCTCGGCTGGCAGGCCGTCGGGCGCGGAGTGGCCGAACTTGCGACGGCATTCTCGCAATCGCTGGAAATGGGCGCCTGCCTCGAAGACGTCGCCGGCACGATCCATGCCCATCCGACGCTCGGCGAAGCGGTGCAGGAAACGGCCCTGCGCGCACTGGGGCAGGCGATCCACATCTGA
- a CDS encoding dihydrolipoamide acetyltransferase family protein, producing MGIYVIKMPDIGEGIAEVELAAWNVKVGDTVVEDQPLADVMTDKATVEIPSPVAGKVIALGGKAGDIMQVGAELIRLEVAGAGNVKESAALPQPASQTASAAPPPSKPVAAEPAAPAAVAQKSALAARHVPPPAPARQPGEKPLASPAVRRYAWDRGIDLRFVSGSGPAGRILREDVDAFIAGRQGVATPAPQRARIEWEEAIPVIGLRRKIAQKMQEAKRHIPHFAYVEEIDITDCEALRQQLNAKYAETRGKLTLLPLLIRAIVLAVRAFPQVNARYDDEADVVTRYGAVHLGIATQTDGGLMVPVMRHAETLDLWQMASEIARLAEAARSGNATREELSGSTITITSLGALGGIVSTPVINYPEVAIVGVNRMVERPVIKNGQIVARQMMNLSSSFDHRVVDGMDAARFIQCVRGYLESPATLLVE from the coding sequence ATGGGAATCTATGTGATCAAGATGCCGGACATCGGCGAAGGCATCGCCGAAGTCGAACTCGCGGCGTGGAACGTCAAGGTCGGCGACACGGTGGTCGAGGACCAGCCGCTCGCCGACGTGATGACCGACAAGGCCACCGTCGAAATCCCGTCGCCGGTGGCGGGCAAGGTCATCGCGCTCGGCGGCAAGGCGGGCGACATCATGCAGGTGGGCGCTGAACTGATCCGTCTCGAAGTGGCCGGCGCAGGTAATGTCAAGGAAAGCGCCGCCCTGCCGCAGCCGGCATCCCAAACCGCGTCCGCCGCGCCCCCGCCCTCCAAGCCTGTCGCCGCCGAACCCGCCGCACCGGCCGCAGTCGCGCAAAAGTCGGCGCTGGCGGCACGGCACGTACCACCGCCCGCACCGGCACGACAGCCGGGTGAGAAGCCGCTCGCTTCGCCTGCGGTGCGCCGTTATGCATGGGACCGCGGCATCGATCTGCGCTTCGTTTCCGGCAGCGGCCCGGCCGGGCGCATCCTGCGCGAGGATGTCGATGCCTTCATTGCCGGCCGGCAGGGCGTCGCCACGCCAGCCCCGCAGCGCGCGCGGATCGAGTGGGAAGAAGCGATCCCGGTCATCGGACTGCGCCGCAAGATCGCGCAGAAGATGCAGGAAGCGAAGCGCCACATCCCGCACTTCGCCTATGTCGAGGAAATCGACATCACCGACTGCGAAGCACTGCGCCAGCAGCTGAATGCCAAGTATGCAGAAACGCGCGGCAAGCTCACGCTGCTGCCTCTGCTGATTCGCGCGATCGTGCTGGCGGTGCGCGCGTTTCCGCAGGTCAATGCGCGCTATGACGACGAGGCCGATGTCGTGACACGTTACGGCGCGGTGCATCTGGGCATCGCCACGCAGACCGACGGTGGGCTGATGGTGCCGGTGATGCGCCATGCCGAGACGCTCGATCTGTGGCAGATGGCGAGCGAGATTGCACGCCTGGCGGAGGCCGCGCGCAGCGGCAATGCCACCCGCGAGGAACTGTCCGGCTCGACGATCACGATCACCAGTCTCGGCGCGCTGGGCGGCATCGTCTCGACACCGGTGATCAATTACCCCGAGGTGGCGATCGTCGGTGTCAACCGCATGGTCGAACGGCCGGTGATCAAGAATGGCCAGATCGTCGCCCGCCAGATGATGAATCTCTCCTCATCCTTCGACCACCGCGTCGTCGACGGCATGGATGCGGCACGCTTCATCCAGTGCGTGCGCGGCTACCTCGAATCCCCCGCGACGCTTCTCGTCGAATGA
- a CDS encoding sulfurtransferase TusA family protein: MTIKADVVIDYSGMTCPAPLLGAKKILDDLKPGQTLCLISDCTGVHDDLLTWCTHSGNVLVSATPQGGGVAYLLRKAGKEDKKLTPHATLDMRGISCPGPILEAKKLLQGMKSGEILQLVTDCTAARDEIPLWGRETSIKLLDTREIATGTYEFYLQKS; the protein is encoded by the coding sequence ATGACAATCAAAGCGGATGTGGTTATTGATTATTCGGGCATGACATGCCCAGCACCGTTACTTGGTGCAAAGAAAATACTCGATGATCTCAAGCCAGGGCAGACGCTTTGTCTCATCTCGGACTGTACGGGCGTGCATGACGACCTGCTGACCTGGTGCACACATTCCGGCAATGTGCTGGTTTCGGCCACGCCGCAGGGCGGCGGTGTTGCCTATCTGTTACGCAAAGCCGGCAAAGAGGACAAGAAACTCACTCCACACGCGACACTGGACATGCGTGGCATCTCCTGCCCCGGCCCGATCCTTGAGGCCAAGAAACTGTTGCAAGGCATGAAGAGCGGCGAAATCCTGCAGCTCGTCACGGACTGCACTGCTGCGCGCGACGAGATTCCCCTCTGGGGACGGGAAACGTCGATCAAGCTGCTCGATACGCGAGAAATTGCCACAGGCACTTACGAGTTCTATTTACAGAAGAGTTGA
- a CDS encoding alpha-ketoacid dehydrogenase subunit beta → MSMIQALRSAMDVMLARDDNVVIYGEDVGYFGGVFRCTEGLQQKYGKSRVFDAPISESGIVGTAVGMAAYGLRPVVEIQFADYFYPATDQIVSEVARLRYRSAGEFIAPLTIRMPCGGGIYGGQTHSQSPEAFFTHVCGLRTVMPSNPYDAKGLLIAAIECNDPVIFLEPKRLYNGPFDGHHERPVTPWSKHPKGEVPEGYYTVPLDSAAVHRPGTQLTVLTYGTMVHVAECAANESGIDAEIIDLRSLWPLDLDTIVASVKKTGRCVVVHEATRTSGFGAELVALVQEHCFWHLEAPIERVTGWDTPYPHAQEWAYFPGPQRVAEGFKRALEGQ, encoded by the coding sequence ATGTCGATGATCCAGGCCCTGCGCTCGGCGATGGACGTGATGCTCGCCCGTGATGACAATGTCGTGATCTACGGCGAGGATGTCGGCTACTTCGGCGGTGTGTTCCGCTGCACCGAGGGCCTGCAGCAAAAATACGGCAAGTCGCGCGTGTTCGATGCACCGATCTCGGAGAGCGGCATCGTCGGCACGGCGGTCGGCATGGCCGCCTACGGCCTGCGGCCGGTGGTCGAGATCCAGTTCGCCGACTATTTCTATCCGGCCACCGACCAGATCGTCTCGGAGGTGGCGCGGCTGCGTTACCGCTCGGCCGGCGAGTTCATCGCGCCGCTCACCATCCGCATGCCCTGCGGCGGTGGCATCTACGGCGGGCAGACGCACAGCCAGAGCCCGGAAGCCTTCTTCACCCATGTCTGCGGCCTGCGCACGGTGATGCCCTCGAACCCCTACGACGCCAAGGGTCTGCTGATCGCCGCGATCGAGTGCAACGACCCGGTGATCTTCCTCGAGCCGAAACGCCTCTACAACGGCCCGTTCGACGGCCACCACGAGCGGCCGGTCACGCCCTGGTCGAAACATCCGAAAGGCGAGGTGCCGGAGGGCTACTACACGGTGCCGCTCGACTCCGCCGCCGTCCATCGCCCCGGCACGCAGCTGACGGTGCTGACCTACGGCACGATGGTGCATGTCGCCGAATGCGCGGCCAACGAGTCCGGCATCGATGCCGAGATCATCGACCTGCGCAGCCTTTGGCCGCTCGATCTCGACACCATCGTCGCCTCGGTGAAGAAGACCGGCCGCTGCGTCGTCGTCCATGAGGCGACGCGCACCAGCGGCTTCGGCGCCGAACTCGTCGCGCTGGTGCAGGAGCATTGCTTCTGGCATCTCGAAGCGCCGATCGAGCGCGTCACCGGCTGGGACACGCCCTACCCGCACGCGCAGGAATGGGCTTATTTCCCCGGCCCGCAGCGGGTGGCCGAGGGCTTCAAGCGCGCGCTGGAGGGCCAATGA